In Endozoicomonas sp. GU-1, one DNA window encodes the following:
- the rnd gene encoding ribonuclease D: protein MQLLSPEPVWINNNQSLEDYCQRWSGLDAIALDTEFIRTDTFYPQPGLIQVGTGADVFLIDPLAIDQWQPLARLFDDNSVVKVLHACSEDLEVFKLLTDTVPRPLFDTQLAAAFANLGFSLGYQALLRQVLNIDLPKDETRSDWCQRPLTDAQIRYASLDVAHLLEIYQHLEQLLVPTPKKAWLEDECLAMTLNVLPFDPENAWKEVKRGWQLRPQQLAVLKALCHFREVASRSLDVPRNRVIPKGSLWPLARFQPKAMNALREIPEMRASIIRNHGEQIVDIIRSASQVPEAQRPEKLPLPLPKNVRDWGKQIKTLMSQLAVELQLPMELLMPGKLTTPLLRSWLDHGRFMLPDTLTGWRRDIIGTPLIQQLNQLSQQEKGH, encoded by the coding sequence ATGCAACTTTTGTCGCCAGAGCCAGTCTGGATCAATAACAATCAGTCACTTGAAGACTATTGCCAGCGATGGTCCGGGCTTGATGCCATCGCTCTGGATACTGAGTTTATTCGTACCGACACTTTCTACCCACAGCCAGGGCTGATTCAGGTGGGCACAGGCGCGGATGTTTTTCTGATCGATCCGCTGGCCATTGATCAGTGGCAACCACTGGCCAGATTGTTTGACGACAACTCGGTGGTTAAAGTCCTTCACGCCTGCAGTGAAGACTTGGAAGTGTTCAAGCTGTTAACCGATACCGTTCCCAGACCACTGTTTGATACCCAGCTGGCTGCAGCGTTTGCTAACCTGGGATTTTCCCTTGGTTATCAGGCCCTGCTCAGGCAAGTATTGAACATTGATCTGCCCAAGGATGAGACAAGGTCTGACTGGTGCCAGCGACCATTGACGGATGCCCAGATTCGCTATGCCAGCCTGGATGTTGCCCATTTACTGGAGATTTATCAGCACCTGGAGCAGCTGTTGGTGCCAACGCCGAAAAAGGCCTGGCTGGAGGATGAGTGCCTGGCCATGACGTTGAATGTGCTGCCTTTTGACCCGGAAAATGCCTGGAAAGAGGTAAAACGGGGCTGGCAGCTGCGCCCCCAGCAATTGGCTGTACTAAAGGCACTCTGCCACTTTCGGGAAGTTGCCTCCCGCAGTCTGGATGTTCCTCGCAACCGGGTTATCCCCAAAGGCAGCCTCTGGCCACTGGCGAGGTTTCAGCCTAAAGCCATGAATGCCCTGCGGGAAATACCGGAAATGCGTGCCAGTATTATCCGCAACCATGGCGAGCAGATAGTGGATATTATCAGATCGGCCAGTCAGGTTCCGGAAGCACAAAGGCCTGAAAAGCTGCCTCTGCCACTGCCAAAAAATGTCAGGGATTGGGGTAAGCAGATCAAAACACTGATGTCGCAACTGGCTGTTGAATTGCAGTTGCCTATGGAGCTGCTGATGCCGGGCAAACTAACCACGCCACTGCTGCGCAGCTGGCTGGATCATGGCCGTTTTATGCTCCCGGATACCCTCACGGGCTGGCGTCGTGATATCATCGGCACCCCGCTGATTCAGCAGCTCAATCAATTAAGTCAACAGGAAAAAGGCCATTGA
- the msrB gene encoding peptide-methionine (R)-S-oxide reductase MsrB, whose amino-acid sequence MTEKKSDEQWRATLTDEQYYVCREKGTEQPFTGEYNFFEKDGVFHCVCCQQELFDSSVKFDAGCGWPSFYQTIDSDAITMQEDNSLGMERTEVLCSNCGAHLGHVFPDGPEPTGLRYCINSVAMKFKDR is encoded by the coding sequence ATGACCGAAAAAAAATCAGATGAACAGTGGCGGGCAACGCTTACCGATGAACAGTACTATGTGTGCCGTGAAAAGGGGACTGAGCAGCCTTTTACCGGCGAATATAACTTCTTTGAGAAAGATGGTGTTTTTCACTGTGTCTGCTGCCAGCAAGAGCTGTTTGACTCATCGGTGAAATTTGATGCCGGGTGTGGTTGGCCCAGTTTCTACCAAACCATCGACAGCGATGCGATCACCATGCAGGAAGACAACAGCCTTGGCATGGAGCGCACTGAAGTCCTTTGTTCTAATTGCGGTGCTCACCTGGGCCACGTATTTCCGGACGGGCCGGAACCTACCGGTCTGCGATATTGTATCAACTCGGTGGCGATGAAGTTTAAAGACCGGTAG
- a CDS encoding SEL1-like repeat protein — MTWPVNLRKELFKAIEGNRIRDVEDILATGFNPGQRSFLDRKNPLTLSLKQQRWEIPALLIRAGLTTNNKVAQNNLGLMYLYGLGVEQNHAEALTWFYKAADRGNAKSQNNLGLMYLDGLWVEQNYAEAVNWFHKAAKRGDPDAQNNLGSMYLKGLGVEQNHARAFTWFQKAACQGYSSAQNNLGWMYAKGLGVRKNYAEALTWFCKSLKQGSAVAHNNLSWIIGELPRETEQNCIEAFIWFRKAAKKGDAITQNILGWMYFKGLGVEQNYGEALIWFRKAADQGLAAAQGNLARLYCLGLGTEQNHTEALTWYDKAANQGDTASQYQLAWMHFNGLGTEQNCAKALTWLGKAADQGHADAQYLLGCMLQNGLGTEQNDVEALIWFRKSADQGNAAAQYQLGRMFLKGLGTEQNYAEALIWSRKAADQGDAGAQHNLGWMHQYGLGVEQSYAEAMAWYRKSADQEHAAAQNNLGYLYLMGLGVEQNYAEALFWFCKSADQGVAAAQYQLAYMHLKGLGTEQNYTVALTWLEKAARQGHIPAQKNLDRLHRNNPGVEQSSC, encoded by the coding sequence ATGACCTGGCCCGTAAATCTGCGGAAGGAGCTGTTCAAGGCAATTGAGGGTAACCGGATCAGGGATGTAGAGGATATTCTGGCAACCGGATTCAACCCCGGTCAGCGCTCGTTCCTGGATAGGAAAAACCCGCTAACCCTGTCGTTAAAGCAACAACGTTGGGAAATACCGGCACTGCTGATCAGAGCGGGATTGACCACCAACAATAAAGTAGCGCAAAACAACCTGGGCTTGATGTACCTGTACGGTCTGGGGGTGGAGCAGAACCACGCCGAGGCCCTGACCTGGTTCTACAAGGCCGCCGACCGCGGGAATGCCAAATCACAAAACAACCTGGGCTTGATGTATCTGGATGGTCTTTGGGTTGAGCAGAACTACGCCGAGGCCGTGAACTGGTTCCACAAGGCCGCCAAGCGTGGGGACCCCGACGCACAAAACAACCTGGGCTCTATGTACTTAAAAGGCCTGGGAGTGGAGCAGAACCACGCCAGGGCTTTCACCTGGTTCCAGAAGGCCGCCTGCCAGGGATACAGTTCCGCGCAAAACAACCTGGGCTGGATGTATGCAAAGGGCCTGGGGGTAAGAAAGAACTATGCCGAAGCCCTGACCTGGTTTTGTAAGAGTCTCAAACAGGGGAGTGCCGTCGCACACAACAATCTGAGCTGGATCATCGGGGAGTTACCTCGGGAGACGGAGCAAAACTGCATCGAGGCCTTTATCTGGTTCCGCAAGGCCGCCAAGAAGGGAGACGCCATCACGCAAAACATCCTGGGCTGGATGTACTTTAAGGGGCTGGGGGTGGAGCAAAACTACGGTGAGGCTCTGATCTGGTTCCGCAAGGCCGCTGACCAGGGACTCGCTGCCGCACAAGGCAACCTGGCCAGACTGTATTGTCTGGGTCTGGGGACGGAGCAGAACCACACCGAAGCCCTGACCTGGTACGACAAGGCTGCCAACCAGGGAGACACCGCATCGCAATATCAGCTCGCCTGGATGCACTTTAATGGGCTGGGGACGGAGCAGAACTGCGCCAAAGCCCTGACCTGGCTCGGCAAGGCTGCCGATCAGGGACACGCCGATGCACAATATCTGCTGGGCTGTATGCTCCAGAACGGTCTGGGGACGGAACAGAACGACGTCGAGGCCTTGATCTGGTTCCGCAAGTCTGCCGACCAGGGAAACGCCGCTGCACAGTATCAGCTGGGCCGGATGTTTCTGAAGGGGCTGGGAACAGAGCAGAATTATGCCGAAGCCCTGATCTGGTCCCGCAAGGCCGCCGACCAGGGCGACGCCGGTGCACAACACAATCTGGGTTGGATGCACCAATACGGTCTGGGGGTGGAGCAGAGCTATGCCGAGGCCATGGCCTGGTACCGCAAGTCTGCTGATCAGGAACATGCCGCTGCACAAAACAACCTGGGCTATTTGTACCTGATGGGTCTGGGGGTGGAGCAGAACTACGCCGAAGCGCTGTTCTGGTTTTGCAAGTCTGCCGACCAGGGCGTTGCCGCTGCACAATATCAGCTGGCCTATATGCACCTGAAAGGTCTGGGGACGGAGCAGAACTACACCGTGGCCCTGACCTGGCTGGAGAAGGCCGCCAGGCAGGGGCACATCCCTGCACAAAAAAATCTGGACCGGCTGCATCGCAACAATCCGGGGGTGGAGCAATCAAGCTGCTGA
- the queF gene encoding NADPH-dependent 7-cyano-7-deazaguanine reductase QueF (Catalyzes the NADPH-dependent reduction of 7-cyano-7-deazaguanine (preQ0) to 7-aminomethyl-7-deazaguanine (preQ1) in queuosine biosynthesis): MSDVLHASPLGKNSDYKSAYDPSLLFPIERQDKRIELGIDPDNLPFYGRDLWYGYELSWLNLSGKPVVRVARFELPCSSPCLIESKSFKLYLNSFNQSRFASAEQVADCIARDLSAAAKAPVAVRLYTINEFEARAFEPAPGINIDEADVVVDCYQYDPTLLARSSTGDQSAADNGLVSETLNTHLLKSNCPVTGQPDWGTLVVSYRGEQIDHASLLKYVCSFRDHQEFHEQCVERAFVDLQKHYRFAELTVYAQYLRRGGLDINPWRSTSDSKPGALRLIRQ, translated from the coding sequence ATGAGTGATGTTCTGCATGCTTCACCGCTGGGTAAAAACAGCGACTACAAATCGGCATACGATCCTTCGCTGCTGTTTCCCATTGAGCGGCAAGACAAGCGTATAGAGCTGGGTATTGATCCGGATAATTTGCCGTTTTACGGTCGTGATCTCTGGTATGGCTATGAGCTTTCCTGGTTAAACCTTTCCGGAAAGCCCGTTGTGCGCGTTGCCCGGTTTGAGCTGCCCTGCAGCTCCCCCTGCCTGATTGAATCCAAGTCGTTCAAACTGTATCTCAACTCATTTAATCAATCCCGGTTTGCCAGTGCTGAACAGGTTGCAGACTGTATTGCCCGGGACCTTTCGGCAGCAGCCAAAGCACCGGTGGCAGTGCGGTTATATACCATCAATGAATTTGAGGCCCGTGCTTTTGAGCCTGCACCGGGGATCAATATTGATGAAGCCGATGTTGTTGTGGATTGTTACCAGTATGATCCAACGCTACTGGCCAGAAGCTCAACGGGCGATCAATCAGCGGCTGATAATGGATTGGTCAGTGAGACGTTGAATACCCATCTGCTGAAATCCAACTGTCCGGTTACCGGCCAGCCTGACTGGGGAACGCTGGTGGTCAGTTATCGTGGTGAGCAGATTGATCATGCATCGCTACTGAAATATGTCTGTTCATTCAGGGATCATCAGGAGTTCCATGAACAGTGTGTTGAGCGAGCGTTTGTTGATCTGCAAAAACACTACAGGTTTGCAGAGCTGACGGTCTATGCCCAATATCTGCGGCGGGGTGGGCTGGATATTAACCCCTGGCGCAGTACATCAGACAGCAAACCAGGGGCTCTGCGGTTGATTAGACAATAA
- a CDS encoding ABC transporter permease has product MPGLEHGGSRGLPERPQHSEFRYHWVAFVTIFAKEVRRFMRIWPQTLLPPAISMVLYFVVFGAVIGSRIGTMSGFSYMTYVLPGLIMMSVITNSFSNVASSFFSNKFQRSIEEVLISPVPNWIILAGYVLGGVARGVITGAIVMGLGLFFVELDIHDVFATLLAVVMTATLFALGGFINGIFARKFDDVSIIPTFVLTPMTYLGGVFYSIEILPEFWQKVSMLNPILYQVNTFRYGLLGEAGGVDTRFAFAVMLLAILSLGAYSLHLLKTGRGLRS; this is encoded by the coding sequence ATGCCAGGCCTGGAACATGGGGGAAGTCGGGGATTGCCAGAAAGGCCACAGCACAGTGAGTTTCGTTATCACTGGGTTGCCTTTGTCACCATCTTTGCCAAGGAAGTGCGGCGCTTTATGCGAATCTGGCCGCAAACTCTGTTACCGCCGGCGATTTCCATGGTGCTCTATTTTGTTGTTTTTGGGGCGGTGATTGGCTCCCGTATTGGTACCATGAGCGGCTTCAGTTATATGACTTACGTTTTGCCCGGGTTGATCATGATGTCGGTGATTACCAACAGCTTCAGTAACGTGGCCTCCAGTTTTTTCAGCAATAAATTTCAGCGAAGCATTGAAGAGGTGCTGATATCTCCCGTGCCCAACTGGATCATTCTGGCGGGCTATGTGCTGGGAGGGGTGGCCCGGGGTGTGATTACCGGGGCTATCGTCATGGGGTTGGGCCTGTTTTTTGTTGAGCTGGATATCCATGATGTGTTTGCAACTTTACTGGCCGTGGTCATGACCGCCACCCTGTTTGCCCTGGGAGGGTTTATCAATGGCATTTTTGCCAGAAAGTTTGACGATGTATCCATTATTCCGACCTTTGTATTGACGCCCATGACCTACCTTGGTGGTGTCTTTTACTCCATCGAAATCCTGCCCGAATTCTGGCAGAAAGTCTCTATGCTAAATCCGATTCTCTATCAGGTGAATACCTTTCGCTATGGACTTCTGGGGGAGGCAGGTGGTGTTGATACCCGCTTTGCTTTTGCGGTAATGTTGCTGGCGATATTGTCACTGGGTGCCTACAGCTTGCACCTGCTGAAAACGGGTCGAGGTCTGAGAAGTTGA
- a CDS encoding ABC transporter ATP-binding protein yields the protein MTQALAIKNLKKVYDDGFVALKGVDLEVAKGDFFALLGPNGAGKSTTIGVISSMVRKSAGSVSVFGHDIERDLVRAKRSLGVVPQEFNFNQFEKVADILVSQAGYYGLSARQARPRIEHYLKKLGLWDKRFTQSRMLSGGMKRRLMIARALIHEPELLILDEPTAGVDIELRRSLWEFIKEINDHGTTIILTTHYLEEAEQLCRNIAIIDQGEIVENTSMKRLLSLLQKESFVLDLRQPIEQIPVFSGYKVNKIDNNSLEVEVDKNTGVNDLFRQLSELKIEVASMRNKNNRLEELFVNMTKGALKGESATGGEA from the coding sequence ATGACTCAGGCATTGGCCATCAAGAATTTAAAAAAAGTATACGACGACGGTTTTGTTGCTCTGAAAGGGGTTGATCTGGAGGTCGCGAAAGGCGACTTTTTTGCCTTGCTGGGTCCCAATGGTGCCGGCAAATCAACCACCATCGGCGTGATTTCATCAATGGTCCGAAAGTCTGCCGGGAGTGTCTCTGTCTTCGGCCATGACATTGAGCGTGATCTGGTTCGGGCCAAGCGTTCCCTGGGGGTCGTGCCCCAGGAATTTAATTTTAATCAGTTTGAAAAAGTTGCAGACATTCTGGTCAGTCAGGCTGGCTATTATGGCCTTTCTGCCAGGCAGGCCAGACCCCGTATTGAGCACTACCTGAAAAAACTCGGCTTGTGGGATAAACGCTTTACCCAGTCCCGAATGCTGTCGGGCGGTATGAAGCGACGTTTGATGATTGCCAGGGCGTTGATCCATGAACCTGAATTGCTGATTCTTGATGAACCCACTGCTGGCGTGGATATAGAGCTGCGTAGAAGTCTGTGGGAGTTTATCAAAGAGATCAACGACCATGGCACTACGATTATTCTGACTACCCACTATCTGGAAGAGGCGGAGCAACTCTGTCGTAATATTGCCATCATCGATCAGGGGGAAATCGTGGAAAACACCAGCATGAAACGGCTGCTCAGCCTGTTGCAGAAGGAAAGTTTTGTCCTGGATTTGCGCCAGCCTATTGAACAGATACCGGTGTTTTCAGGCTATAAGGTCAACAAAATTGACAACAACTCGCTGGAAGTTGAAGTGGATAAGAATACGGGCGTGAACGATCTGTTCCGGCAGCTGAGTGAACTTAAAATAGAAGTCGCCAGCATGCGAAATAAAAACAACCGACTGGAAGAGCTTTTTGTCAATATGACCAAAGGTGCCCTGAAAGGTGAAAGCGCAACGGGAGGCGAAGCGTGA
- a CDS encoding TIGR01777 family oxidoreductase: MQYLITGGTGFIGRRLVHRLLNEGHQVVVLSRQPAKEVRLQLSTRVKPVSSLSAVNPASYFDAVINLAGEGILDKRWSRARKKTLLDSRIGVTSELVDLIERMENRPGCFISASAIGYYGFSRPGEELDESAEVGSDFAATLCDRWEQVARRVEALGVRTCIVRIGVVLHPSGGALQKMLPVFRLGLGGPIGSGRQIMSWIHMDDMLNALLYLVNHPEIKGVFNAVSPEILTNKAFAKELGRAVRRPAILTTPESVLALMLGESAQLLTEGQAVTPRRLQEAGFTFAYPNARKALASLLAYLR; this comes from the coding sequence ATGCAATATCTGATTACCGGTGGTACCGGGTTTATTGGACGCCGACTGGTTCATCGTCTGCTTAATGAAGGGCATCAGGTGGTCGTGTTGAGTCGTCAACCGGCTAAAGAAGTTCGTCTGCAACTCTCTACCCGGGTAAAACCTGTTTCCTCGCTATCCGCTGTTAATCCAGCCTCGTATTTTGATGCGGTGATCAATCTCGCCGGGGAGGGTATCCTTGATAAAAGATGGAGCCGGGCTCGCAAAAAGACCCTGCTGGATAGCCGTATTGGGGTAACGTCAGAGCTGGTGGACCTGATTGAGCGGATGGAAAATAGACCGGGCTGTTTCATCAGTGCTTCTGCGATCGGGTATTATGGCTTCTCCCGTCCCGGCGAGGAGCTGGATGAGTCCGCAGAAGTGGGCAGTGACTTTGCGGCAACCCTTTGTGATCGCTGGGAACAGGTGGCCAGGCGCGTTGAGGCATTGGGGGTTCGCACCTGTATCGTCAGAATCGGTGTGGTGTTGCACCCCAGTGGCGGAGCGTTGCAGAAGATGCTACCAGTTTTCCGTCTGGGGCTGGGGGGGCCAATTGGCAGTGGCCGACAGATCATGTCCTGGATCCATATGGACGATATGCTTAATGCATTGCTCTATCTGGTAAACCATCCGGAAATAAAAGGGGTTTTTAATGCCGTTTCCCCGGAGATTCTGACCAACAAGGCATTTGCCAAAGAGCTTGGGCGTGCGGTTCGTCGACCGGCGATCCTGACCACGCCAGAAAGTGTTCTTGCGTTGATGCTTGGAGAGTCTGCACAGTTGCTAACGGAAGGGCAGGCGGTGACGCCCAGGCGACTTCAGGAAGCAGGCTTTACCTTCGCTTACCCCAATGCCAGAAAGGCTTTGGCATCACTGCTTGCTTACCTGCGATAA
- the ptsG gene encoding PTS glucose transporter subunit IIBC, whose product MIKSTFGTLQKIGKALMLPVAVLPVAGILLGVGSAGFSFIPDLISSIMAHAGGAVFSNLPLIFAIGTAIGLAENDGVSSVAAVVGFVIMLGTMGIMANQLGFEPSSVMGISTIDTGVFGGIIVGILASVMFNRYYKIQLPEYLGFFAGKRFVPIATGIGAIFLGILLSFIWPPVQSVINNFSHWSVNENPEAAGFVYGFVERLLIPFGLHHIWNVPFHMEMGEFIDESGTVFNGDIARFFAGDPTAGFLAGGYLFKMFGLPAAAIAMWHCAKPDNRAKAGGIMISAALTSLLTGITEPIEFSFLFVAPLLYGMHALLAGMAYAITNYLDIKMAMSFSNGLIDYVLYFGIATKPVWIIMLGALYAVLYYVTFRVLILALNLKTPGREDESESEVNAGSSSELAVNLINAFGGKGNIKHLDACITRLRVTVNNTGNADVDRIKQLGATAVVVVGHNMQAIFGPKSDHIRTEMQEAMKTM is encoded by the coding sequence ATGATCAAAAGTACTTTCGGTACGCTGCAAAAAATTGGTAAAGCATTAATGCTGCCAGTTGCCGTACTGCCTGTAGCCGGGATTCTTCTGGGCGTCGGCAGTGCAGGGTTTTCGTTCATACCGGATCTGATTTCCAGCATTATGGCCCATGCCGGCGGTGCCGTATTCAGTAATCTGCCGCTGATTTTTGCCATTGGTACCGCCATAGGCCTGGCGGAAAACGACGGTGTTTCTTCAGTGGCGGCTGTCGTCGGCTTTGTCATTATGCTCGGCACCATGGGTATCATGGCCAATCAACTGGGCTTTGAACCCTCATCGGTGATGGGCATTAGTACCATTGATACCGGCGTCTTTGGTGGCATCATTGTCGGGATACTGGCTTCAGTGATGTTTAACCGATACTACAAAATTCAGTTACCGGAGTATCTTGGTTTCTTTGCCGGTAAACGGTTTGTCCCCATTGCTACCGGCATTGGTGCCATTTTCCTCGGTATTCTGCTGAGCTTTATCTGGCCCCCAGTCCAATCCGTTATCAATAACTTTTCCCATTGGTCAGTGAATGAAAACCCGGAGGCGGCAGGGTTTGTTTACGGTTTTGTCGAAAGGCTACTCATCCCTTTTGGCCTGCACCATATCTGGAACGTGCCTTTCCATATGGAAATGGGTGAATTTATTGATGAGTCCGGTACGGTATTTAATGGCGATATTGCCCGCTTCTTTGCCGGAGACCCAACCGCCGGTTTTCTGGCCGGCGGCTACCTGTTCAAAATGTTTGGTTTGCCTGCTGCGGCCATTGCCATGTGGCATTGTGCAAAACCGGACAACAGGGCAAAAGCTGGCGGTATCATGATCTCTGCAGCACTGACCTCGTTACTGACAGGCATCACCGAGCCCATTGAATTTTCTTTCCTGTTTGTTGCCCCGTTGCTCTATGGTATGCACGCGTTGCTGGCTGGCATGGCTTACGCCATCACCAACTATCTGGACATCAAGATGGCCATGTCCTTCTCTAATGGCCTGATCGACTATGTACTCTATTTCGGCATTGCCACCAAACCTGTCTGGATCATTATGCTCGGGGCTCTCTATGCCGTACTTTACTATGTTACTTTCCGGGTATTGATTCTGGCACTTAACTTGAAAACGCCCGGGCGCGAAGATGAAAGTGAGAGCGAAGTCAATGCCGGATCATCCAGCGAGCTGGCCGTTAACCTGATTAATGCGTTTGGCGGTAAAGGCAATATTAAACACCTGGACGCCTGCATTACCCGCCTTAGAGTCACCGTTAACAATACCGGGAATGCCGATGTTGACCGTATCAAACAGCTGGGTGCAACCGCCGTGGTGGTGGTTGGCCATAATATGCAGGCGATCTTCGGACCCAAGTCTGACCATATCCGTACTGAAATGCAGGAGGCCATGAAAACCATGTGA
- the crr gene encoding PTS glucose transporter subunit IIA yields MAIFDSLKKSLGFGSNEGTVLKAPLTGKIVPIEDVPDPVFADKVVGDGLAIDPTGHIMVAPCDGVIGKIFETNHAFSMETPSGVELFVHFGIDTVELKGEGFKRIATEGQRIKAGDPVVEVDLGLLKEKARSVVTPIVISNMDDVSHLEKFSGHVQAGADTLLTVYMK; encoded by the coding sequence ATGGCTATCTTTGACTCTCTCAAAAAAAGTCTGGGCTTTGGCTCGAATGAGGGAACAGTCCTGAAGGCACCTTTGACGGGTAAGATTGTTCCCATAGAGGACGTTCCGGATCCGGTGTTTGCCGACAAGGTGGTGGGAGATGGTCTGGCCATTGATCCAACCGGGCATATTATGGTCGCGCCCTGTGATGGTGTGATTGGCAAGATTTTTGAAACCAATCATGCTTTCAGTATGGAAACCCCCTCGGGCGTTGAGCTGTTTGTCCATTTTGGCATTGACACCGTGGAGCTGAAAGGGGAGGGCTTTAAACGGATAGCGACAGAAGGGCAGCGGATTAAAGCGGGTGATCCTGTGGTTGAAGTGGATCTTGGTTTGCTGAAGGAAAAGGCGAGAAGTGTGGTAACGCCCATTGTGATCTCCAATATGGACGATGTCAGTCATCTGGAGAAATTCAGCGGGCATGTGCAGGCCGGGGCTGATACGCTGTTGACTGTATATATGAAGTGA
- the pfkA gene encoding 6-phosphofructokinase has product MTELKRVGVLTSGGDAPGMNAAIRAAVRACIYYGIVPVVIQEGYKGLIENRMEVADARTVANIINQGGTFLKSARCQEFRTKEGRVKAYENARAAELDGLVVIGGDGSFTGAMLLEEEHGLPCIGVPGTIDNDIYGTDFTIGYDTALNTVVEAIDKIRDTATSHNRLFFVEVMGRDAGFIALNTGIASGAEDILIPEQEKTVEVFMESLQKSGRAGKTSSIIVVAEGDRSGGVFELSRAVEENFPEYEVKVTVLGHIQRGGKPTCFDRVLASRLGVASVEALRNGDSGIMVGVRDQQVVKTPLERAISKHNQIDNHLMKVAEIVSV; this is encoded by the coding sequence ATGACCGAATTAAAGAGAGTCGGAGTTTTGACTTCCGGGGGTGACGCTCCCGGTATGAATGCGGCCATCCGTGCCGCTGTTCGTGCCTGCATTTACTACGGTATTGTTCCCGTAGTGATTCAGGAAGGCTACAAAGGGTTGATTGAAAACCGTATGGAAGTGGCGGATGCCCGGACGGTTGCCAATATCATTAATCAAGGGGGGACCTTCCTGAAATCAGCCCGCTGTCAGGAGTTCCGCACCAAAGAAGGCCGTGTAAAGGCTTACGAAAATGCCCGGGCTGCTGAGCTGGATGGTCTGGTGGTGATCGGTGGTGATGGTTCATTCACCGGTGCCATGCTGTTGGAAGAAGAGCATGGTCTGCCCTGTATTGGCGTTCCCGGTACCATCGATAATGACATTTACGGGACTGACTTCACCATCGGTTATGACACCGCCCTGAATACTGTTGTTGAAGCCATCGATAAGATTCGTGATACTGCAACTTCTCACAACCGCCTGTTCTTCGTTGAAGTGATGGGCCGAGATGCCGGCTTTATTGCTCTGAACACGGGTATTGCTTCCGGTGCAGAGGATATCCTGATTCCTGAGCAGGAAAAGACGGTTGAAGTGTTCATGGAATCTTTGCAGAAGAGCGGCCGTGCGGGCAAAACCTCCAGCATTATTGTGGTTGCTGAAGGTGATCGCAGTGGCGGTGTTTTTGAACTGTCCCGCGCTGTGGAAGAAAACTTTCCTGAATATGAAGTGAAGGTTACCGTGCTGGGGCATATCCAGCGTGGTGGCAAGCCTACCTGCTTTGACCGTGTTCTGGCCAGTCGTCTTGGTGTTGCCTCTGTAGAAGCGCTGCGCAATGGTGACAGTGGTATTATGGTCGGCGTTCGTGACCAGCAGGTGGTGAAAACCCCGCTGGAAAGAGCCATCAGTAAGCACAACCAGATTGACAATCACCTGATGAAAGTGGCTGAAATCGTTTCAGTTTGA